One Portunus trituberculatus isolate SZX2019 chromosome 42, ASM1759143v1, whole genome shotgun sequence DNA window includes the following coding sequences:
- the LOC123517310 gene encoding uncharacterized protein LOC123517310: MLPGHLLELPLYAALLFLVRHVSTQPVQEQIPIDLYSRDTHSTCPFLAEVGQGHALARVTLKKSLVFDLKPNLPAMSMEFVGNNMMYKAIVSGSFIELIQCDVNGQNCDTVNAGGSKSKPYLMTNEWNKIHVNQSSGQVSVGINNNLMHSMKMMRSNGSSKGSGVGQVTFVVLPAKPSYHASLKIPCSDGLPEILTEHPILPSTTSTTISTLQPETPYKKCPLYQVEMNHPSAPAPLINNLTLAVYPSHPSLLLIIANEISYFKVQVYGPSVRLLECQVTGRKCVFKDEVHLSIEPETWNFVTVSLQDDKIFINIRVNEREEMLTTDVPSTFRRGLTVTAYAPEKLQSLNAWDYYVAFVNVKCEVIEQIEQTMTWQILFPTTTPTSLPTNAPIVENTTVTNTAPGFSRDLGIVVGVLVGVLLIIALAIIISTVVKKRRSAAITEQSPLQNQFQQQD; encoded by the exons ATGCTGCCGGGTCACCTGCTTGAGCTACCGCTCTACGCCGCTCTGCTGTTTCTTGTGCGCCACGTTTCAACGCAACCTGTACAGGAGCAGATTCCCATCGACCTTTATTCCCGAG acacacactcgacctgcccattCCTGGCGGAGGTGGGACAGGGACATGCGCTGGCGCGTGTCACCCTCAAGAAATCCCTCGTTTTCGATCTGAAACCCAACTTGCCGGCCATGAGTATGGAGTTTGTGGGGAACAATATGATGTACAAG GCTATAGTGTCCGGCTCGTTTATAGAGCTGATCCAATGTGACGTGAACGGACAGAACTGTGATACTGTGAACGCGGGTGGGAGCAAGAGCAAGCCTTACCTGATGACAAACGAATGGAACAAAATTCATGTGAACCAAAGCTCTGGCCAG GTAAGCGTGGGCATCAACAACAACTTAATGCACAGCATGAAAATGATGAGGAGCAATGGATCAAGCAAGGGTAGCGGCGTCGGGCAAGTGACCTTCGTAGTGCTCCCAGCTAAGCCCTCCTACCACGCCTCGCTAAAGATTCCCTGCtccg ACGGATTGCCAGAGATACTGACGGAACATCCTATCCTGCCCTCCACGACTAGTACCACCATCTCTACCCTACAGCCCGAAACAC CATACAAGAAGTGTCCATTGTACCAGGTGGAGATGAATCATCCGTCGGCCCCTGCTCCTTTGATTAACAATCTAACACTGGCAGTGTACCCGAGCCATCCTTCACTGCTCCTCATCATCGCCAATGAGATCAGCTACTTCAAG GTCCAAGTGTATGGTCCGAGTGTGAGGCTGTTGGAGTGCCAAGTGACAGGCCGAAAATGTGTGTTCAAGGATGAAGTACACCTTTCCATCGAGCCTGAAACATGGAACTTTGTTACTGTTTCTTTACAGGATGacaag atCTTCATAAACATACGAGTGAACGAGAGGGAAGAAATGCTGACGACAGATGTGCCTTCGACCTTCCGCAGAGGTCTCACTGTGACCGCCTACGCTCCTGAAAAGTTGCAGAGTTTAAATGCTTGGGATTACTACGTGGCCTTCGTCAACGTGAAATGTGAGG TCATTGAACAGATTGAACAGACGATGACGTGGCAAATATTATTccctaccaccacaccaacaagtCTACCTACCAATGCACCAATCGTCG AAAACACCACGGTGACTAATACAGCACCAGGATTCTCTCGGGATTTGGGCATAGTAGTAGGTGTGTTGGTGGGAGTGTTACTCATTATCGCCTTGGCAATCATCATTTCCACTGTGGTGAAGAAACGACGCTCAGCTGCCATCACTGAACAGTCGCCACTTCAAAATCAATTTCAACAGCAAGACTGA